A single region of the Amphiura filiformis chromosome 7, Afil_fr2py, whole genome shotgun sequence genome encodes:
- the LOC140157849 gene encoding uncharacterized protein: MESFEQDALRLYTGTPPRLWLRFVDDTLVVLERSELENFFHHINDIDENIKFTQELCKDSSLAFLDCLITVKGDGSLSSKLYRKPTHTDHYLQFVSHHPLIHKLGVIRTLQYRADTIISETEQVPEEKDHIEKSLKNCGYPNWAFLKANKKKSQDNQQTNGGGRPIKARATLPFISGTSERVKKHRKAYGIAASFKPGNTLRGKLVLIKDKQPKEKSSNLVYGLVCAGKDCTESYVGETKQVLKPRVNQHRRPSTNEAQNSAVYLHLKESGHSINIEDATILDREEQWHRRGIKEAIWERVESPSLNKSIFGKKMLYSQQLTIGVHWITATSNYQPIMSVSVQKQVYNVQGNTPIDTGREEPGTYLVIEIESWIVR; encoded by the exons ACTTCTTTCACCACATCAATGATATAGATGAGAACATCAAGTTCACCCAAGAACTTTGCAAAGACAGCTCCCTTGCATTTCTCGACTGTTTAATCACCGTGAAAGGTGACGGTTCCTTATCATCCAAATTAtataggaaacccacacacacagacCATTATCTACAATTTGTGTCTCACCATCCTCTCATACACAAGCTAGGAGTCATACGAACTCTTCAGTATAGAGCGGACACTATAATAAGTGAAACTGAACAAGTCCCGGAGGAGAAAGACCACATTGAAAAGTCACTCAAAAATTGTGGCTACCCGAACTGGGCATTCTTGAAAGCCAACAAGAAGAAAAGCCAGGATAACCAACAAACCAACGGGGGTGGTAGACCTATTAAAGCGCGGGCTACGCTACCGTTCATCTCGGGAACCTCGGAACGCGTCAAGAAACATCGGAAAGCGTACGGGATTGCAGCCTCGTTCAAACCAGGAAATACCCTCCGTGGAAAACTTGTTCTTATCAAGGACAAACAACCCAAAGAGAAATCCTCTAATCTTGTGTATGGACTTGTGTGTGCTGGCAAAGACTGTACTGAATCCTATGTGGGTGAAACCAAACAAGTCCTAAAACCCAGAGTAAACCAACATAGGCGGCCGAGCACCAATGAAGCCCAAAATTCCGCTGTGTATTTACATCTCAAAGAAAGTGGTCATTCGATAAACATCGAGGATGCTACCATTTTAGACAGGGAGGAACAGTGGCACCGCCGAGGCATCAAAGAGGCTATTTGGGAGAGAGTAGAATCACCATCACTCAATAAAAG TATCTTTGGGAAGAAGATGCTTTACAGTCAGCAACTGACTATCGGTGTCCATTGGATCACTGCCACGTCCAATTATCAACCAATCATGTCCGTTTCTGTACAGAAGCAGGTCTATAATGTTCAGGGCAATACTCCCATTGATACTGGTCGTGAAGAGCCAGGTACATATTTGGTTATCGAAATAGAATCTTGGATAGTTAGGTGA